One genomic region from Arthrobacter pigmenti encodes:
- a CDS encoding LacI family DNA-binding transcriptional regulator: MAVTISDVARAAGVSKGAVSYALNGQAGVSEETRRRILTAAKDLGWSPSLRAKSLSSSKAYALGLVVARNPRLLGTDPFFPSFIAGIETTLADRGYSLVLTVAAKQGAEEASYRRLVHEGRVDGVILSDMRTDDARIALLLELGLPAVTLNRPTLASPFPAVCMDDTEGISSAVQHLVDLGHTRIAHVGGSQHYIHGLSRRLAWEATLERNGLPTDMFVEADFGAQQGTAATAQLLERDQRPTAIVYANDIMATAGQSYLQQQGLRIPTDISITGYDNTEFAQYLNPALTSIGSDPLLWGSTAAQVLLNQLEGKHDGEDVILPAPQLIVRGSTAEPSA; encoded by the coding sequence ATGGCGGTAACCATCAGTGACGTTGCCCGTGCCGCAGGCGTCAGCAAGGGCGCCGTATCCTACGCCCTCAACGGTCAAGCCGGAGTAAGCGAGGAAACGCGTCGGCGGATCCTTACCGCCGCAAAGGATCTGGGCTGGAGCCCGAGCCTCCGCGCGAAGTCTCTCTCCTCATCCAAGGCTTACGCGCTTGGACTTGTAGTTGCACGCAATCCGCGCCTGCTCGGTACGGATCCGTTCTTCCCCTCTTTCATTGCGGGAATCGAGACCACGCTGGCTGACCGCGGCTACTCCCTGGTCCTCACGGTCGCTGCGAAGCAGGGCGCGGAGGAAGCAAGCTACCGGCGCCTGGTCCACGAGGGCCGGGTCGACGGCGTGATCCTCAGCGACATGCGGACCGATGATGCCCGCATCGCCCTCCTGCTGGAACTGGGACTACCGGCCGTGACACTCAACCGGCCCACGCTGGCCTCTCCGTTTCCCGCGGTCTGCATGGACGACACCGAGGGAATCAGCAGCGCCGTGCAGCACCTGGTTGACCTGGGGCATACCCGGATCGCCCACGTCGGCGGCTCCCAGCACTATATTCACGGCCTGAGCCGTCGGCTTGCCTGGGAAGCGACGCTTGAACGCAATGGACTGCCGACGGACATGTTCGTTGAAGCGGACTTCGGCGCTCAGCAGGGCACGGCAGCAACCGCCCAGCTTCTGGAGCGGGATCAAAGGCCCACGGCCATCGTCTACGCCAACGACATCATGGCCACAGCCGGCCAGTCCTACCTCCAGCAGCAGGGTCTCCGCATCCCTACGGACATATCGATCACCGGCTACGACAACACCGAATTCGCGCAGTACCTCAACCCGGCGCTCACCAGCATCGGTAGCGATCCGCTCCTGTGGGGCAGCACAGCGGCGCAGGTCCTGCTCAACCAGCTGGAGGGAAAGCACGACGGCGAGGACGTCATCCTTCCGGCACCCCAGCTCATCGTCCGCGGCTCAACAGCTGAGCCTTCCGCATAA
- a CDS encoding carbohydrate ABC transporter permease — MLIGSLQTEPDTSIAGAFPNFGNITGQNYVLINESINLFRGLINSGIFTGGVILCTVIFGIPVGYALAQMHFRGRGVVFALMLLVQMVPFQLLLIPLYVLIVRDYGLADTYLGMILPFAINSTAVFVFRQYFLQLPASLFEAARIDGASEMRILTRIAVPLVRPAIVTAILLTFIGPWNEFLWPFLVTKDAAYQPLAVSLANYISNVAATAANPFGAILAGACVLAAPAVGLFIIFQRQFISTNIGSSAKG, encoded by the coding sequence ATGCTGATCGGCTCGCTGCAGACAGAGCCGGATACCTCGATTGCCGGAGCCTTCCCGAACTTCGGCAACATTACCGGGCAGAACTATGTGCTCATCAACGAATCGATCAACCTGTTCCGCGGGCTGATCAATTCGGGGATCTTCACGGGCGGGGTGATTCTGTGCACGGTGATCTTCGGGATTCCCGTTGGCTACGCGTTGGCGCAGATGCACTTCCGCGGCCGGGGCGTGGTCTTCGCGCTGATGCTCCTGGTCCAGATGGTGCCGTTCCAGCTGCTGCTCATTCCGCTCTACGTGCTGATCGTGCGGGATTACGGACTGGCCGACACGTACCTCGGCATGATCCTGCCGTTCGCGATCAACTCCACAGCCGTTTTCGTGTTCCGGCAGTACTTCCTGCAGCTGCCCGCATCCCTGTTCGAGGCAGCACGCATCGACGGGGCCAGCGAGATGCGGATCCTCACGCGGATCGCCGTCCCGCTGGTGCGGCCCGCGATCGTCACCGCAATCCTGCTGACCTTCATCGGGCCCTGGAACGAATTCCTCTGGCCCTTCCTCGTCACCAAGGACGCGGCCTACCAGCCGCTCGCGGTGTCGCTGGCCAACTACATTTCCAACGTTGCGGCAACCGCCGCCAACCCGTTCGGGGCAATCCTTGCCGGTGCCTGCGTACTCGCAGCTCCCGCCGTCGGACTGTTCATAATCTTCCAACGCCAATTCATCTCGACCAATATCGGATCCAGCGCAAAGGGCTAA
- a CDS encoding M50 family metallopeptidase, which translates to MELTAQWWDRILAGFARSQPPELSLTEVGIILLIAAALSIPRATWRYFGLFSTVVHELGHAFAALMTGRRVTGIRLNFDHSGLTTSFGRPGWRTAWASFWGYPAPAVVGAVLIWAGFAGWAPATLSVGALVLLVSLLFIRNAGGVLILLGAVAVSTVLVLAVPPEFTGHVVVALGIALLVGSVRDLGKVAAVHARRRRDRGQSDAHLLYRATGIPAAAWLVLFAVVIAGSLAWAWNSVAAGLGLWP; encoded by the coding sequence GTGGAACTGACAGCGCAGTGGTGGGACCGGATTCTGGCGGGCTTCGCCCGGAGCCAGCCGCCCGAGTTGAGCCTGACCGAGGTGGGAATCATCCTGCTCATCGCGGCGGCGCTGTCGATTCCGCGGGCTACGTGGCGCTATTTCGGCCTCTTCAGCACCGTTGTGCACGAACTTGGCCATGCCTTCGCTGCGCTGATGACCGGCCGCCGGGTGACAGGAATCCGGCTGAACTTCGACCACTCCGGGCTCACGACGTCGTTCGGCCGCCCCGGCTGGCGGACCGCCTGGGCGAGCTTCTGGGGCTACCCGGCGCCCGCCGTCGTCGGCGCCGTTCTTATCTGGGCAGGATTTGCGGGCTGGGCGCCGGCCACGTTATCGGTGGGAGCGCTCGTGCTGCTCGTGTCGCTGCTCTTCATCCGAAACGCGGGCGGAGTGCTGATCCTGCTGGGCGCGGTGGCGGTATCCACGGTCCTCGTGCTGGCAGTGCCTCCGGAATTCACCGGCCACGTTGTCGTGGCCCTTGGGATTGCGCTGCTGGTCGGCTCGGTGCGCGACCTCGGCAAGGTCGCCGCAGTCCACGCACGACGACGGCGGGACCGCGGACAATCAGACGCCCACCTCTTGTACCGCGCCACTGGTATCCCGGCTGCTGCCTGGCTGGTGCTCTTCGCCGTCGTGATTGCGGGGTCCCTCGCGTGGGCGTGGAACTCGGTAGCCGCAGGGCTCGGTCTGTGGCCGTAA
- a CDS encoding glycoside hydrolase family 130 protein, translating into MTSQKTLLPTVPYTLTRAGVIMTPEDGNDFEAEGVLNPASGRGPDGELYLLPRLVAKGNVSRVGLAKVIIENGVPTGVERLGVVLGPDEGWERGMNNAGTEDPRTTWVPSLGKHLMTYVAYGPLGPRLAFAHSADLRTWDRLGPCFFEYEPSLSMDLNLFPNKDAVFFPEPVNDPDGVPSYAMLHRPMWDLGWIREGEGEHLPAGVTDNRPGIWISYVPVEEVQRDLRNLVHMGKHRLVALSEFDFEELKIGGGPAPIRVDEGWLIIHHGVAGALEKSAFDHQQKVHYTAAAMILDADDPSKVIARSSEPLLAPETDDEKSGIVPNVVFPTAIEEIDGQLFVFYGMADSKIGVARLDRR; encoded by the coding sequence ATGACTTCCCAGAAAACTCTCCTGCCGACCGTGCCGTACACGCTCACCCGGGCCGGCGTAATCATGACACCGGAGGACGGCAATGACTTCGAAGCCGAAGGCGTGCTCAACCCGGCCAGCGGCCGGGGTCCCGACGGCGAGCTGTACCTACTTCCACGCCTGGTGGCCAAGGGCAACGTATCCCGCGTGGGGCTCGCGAAGGTGATCATCGAGAACGGGGTGCCCACCGGCGTCGAGCGCCTCGGCGTTGTGCTCGGGCCGGACGAGGGCTGGGAACGAGGCATGAACAACGCCGGCACCGAGGATCCGCGCACCACGTGGGTGCCCTCGCTCGGCAAGCACCTCATGACCTACGTGGCCTATGGCCCGCTGGGTCCGCGCCTGGCGTTCGCCCATTCTGCGGACCTGCGGACCTGGGACCGTCTGGGACCCTGCTTCTTCGAGTACGAGCCCTCCCTCTCGATGGACCTCAACCTGTTCCCGAACAAGGACGCCGTGTTCTTCCCCGAACCGGTGAATGATCCCGACGGCGTCCCCTCCTACGCCATGCTTCACCGCCCCATGTGGGACCTCGGCTGGATCCGTGAGGGTGAGGGTGAGCACCTGCCGGCCGGCGTCACCGACAACCGCCCGGGTATCTGGATCTCCTACGTCCCGGTCGAGGAAGTTCAGCGGGACCTCCGCAACCTCGTGCACATGGGCAAGCACCGCCTCGTTGCCTTGAGCGAGTTTGATTTCGAGGAGCTGAAGATCGGCGGCGGCCCTGCACCGATCCGGGTTGACGAGGGATGGCTGATCATTCATCACGGGGTAGCGGGTGCGCTGGAGAAGTCGGCGTTCGACCACCAACAGAAGGTCCACTACACGGCCGCCGCGATGATCCTCGACGCCGATGATCCGTCGAAGGTCATCGCCCGCAGCAGCGAACCGCTCCTGGCACCGGAGACGGACGACGAGAAATCGGGCATCGTGCCCAACGTCGTCTTCCCGACGGCGATCGAGGAGATCGACGGGCAACTGTTCGTGTTCTACGGGATGGCGGACTCGAAAATCGGTGTCGCACGCCTCGATCGGAGATGA
- a CDS encoding extracellular solute-binding protein, translated as MRRITTKRTLALTVTALTGLGLAACGGGGDAGTTDAGELTSGPITIWYSNNQQEVAWGEDMVAAWNEANPDQEITAQEIPAGTSSEEVIAAAITAGNAPCIVMNTAPVAVPQFQQMGGLVPLDTFEDGVEYIESRSGEVAEQYKSADGQYYQLPWKSNPVVLYYNKDMFTEAGLDPENPPLGTQDELLETSRTLVESGAAEYAMWPSPAGEFFQSWFDFYPFYAAATGGTQLVEDGEATFTSEEGLAVAEMWRTMYEEGLSSQEAYTGDSFVDKKAAIAISGPWAIPVYGDQVNWGTAPVPGLEEGAETSTFSDAKNMAIYSACDNKQTAWEVMKFATSEEQDRALLEATGQMPIRQDLTGTYPDYFEANPAYVEFADQASRAVEVPNVPNSVEVWQTFRDAWGSSVIFGNESIEDAFSGAAEEINTLVSE; from the coding sequence ATGAGGCGCATAACCACAAAACGCACCCTGGCTCTCACAGTCACCGCGCTGACGGGGCTTGGCCTGGCAGCCTGCGGAGGGGGAGGCGACGCCGGAACCACCGACGCCGGCGAACTCACCAGCGGGCCAATCACCATCTGGTATTCCAACAACCAGCAGGAGGTCGCCTGGGGCGAGGACATGGTCGCAGCCTGGAATGAAGCCAACCCGGACCAGGAGATCACCGCGCAGGAGATCCCCGCCGGCACCAGTTCCGAGGAGGTGATTGCCGCAGCCATCACCGCCGGCAACGCTCCGTGCATCGTGATGAACACAGCGCCGGTCGCCGTACCCCAGTTCCAGCAGATGGGCGGGCTGGTTCCGCTGGATACCTTCGAGGACGGCGTCGAATACATCGAATCCCGCAGCGGCGAGGTAGCGGAGCAGTACAAGTCAGCGGACGGCCAGTACTACCAGTTGCCGTGGAAATCCAACCCCGTAGTCCTCTACTACAACAAGGACATGTTCACCGAAGCGGGCCTGGATCCGGAGAACCCGCCGCTCGGAACCCAGGATGAGCTGCTGGAAACTTCCCGCACGCTGGTGGAGTCCGGTGCTGCGGAGTACGCGATGTGGCCCTCGCCTGCCGGTGAGTTCTTCCAGTCCTGGTTCGACTTCTACCCGTTCTATGCAGCAGCTACCGGCGGCACCCAGCTTGTCGAAGACGGCGAAGCGACGTTCACCTCCGAAGAGGGCCTGGCCGTCGCCGAGATGTGGCGCACCATGTATGAGGAAGGTCTGTCTTCGCAGGAGGCGTACACGGGGGACTCCTTCGTGGACAAGAAGGCTGCGATCGCCATCTCCGGTCCCTGGGCCATCCCGGTCTACGGCGACCAGGTCAACTGGGGCACAGCTCCGGTCCCCGGCCTCGAAGAGGGAGCGGAAACGTCGACCTTCTCGGACGCGAAGAACATGGCCATCTACTCGGCCTGCGACAACAAGCAGACCGCGTGGGAAGTCATGAAGTTCGCCACCAGCGAGGAGCAGGACCGCGCCCTGCTGGAAGCAACCGGCCAGATGCCCATCAGGCAGGACCTGACCGGAACCTATCCGGACTACTTCGAGGCCAACCCTGCGTACGTTGAGTTCGCGGACCAGGCAAGCCGCGCCGTCGAGGTACCCAACGTCCCCAACTCGGTTGAGGTCTGGCAGACCTTCCGCGATGCGTGGGGCTCATCGGTGATCTTCGGCAACGAGTCCATCGAGGACGCCTTCAGCGGCGCAGCCGAAGAGATCAACACCCTGGTCTCCGAGTAA
- a CDS encoding carbohydrate ABC transporter permease: MTTDSAVGKLRDPGPTPDPAPRRRKRFLGRQPFGLAFSAPYVIFILAVLAYPLGYAVYISFHDFFFTAPGVAVERPFVGLQNYIQVLSDPDVARSFLNIGVFLIINVPLTVALSLILANALNRVKRLRTFFRVSYYVPYVTASVAVVGVWLFLFSQNGLVNALLGPLAPDPSWLVNSTLAMPTVALYVTWKQLGFFILLYLAALQNIPEELYESASVDGAGKVRQFFSITVPGVRSASVLVTLLATITGANLFTEPYLLTGGGGPDGASTSPVFLMYQEGILQGNPDTAAALGVVLVLGVLVIALIQRRLVGGKED, translated from the coding sequence GTGACCACCGATTCCGCCGTCGGCAAGCTGCGGGATCCGGGCCCCACCCCGGATCCCGCTCCCCGGCGGCGCAAGAGATTCCTGGGACGGCAGCCGTTTGGCCTGGCGTTCAGCGCACCGTACGTGATCTTCATCCTCGCGGTGCTCGCGTATCCACTGGGCTACGCCGTCTACATTTCATTCCACGATTTCTTCTTCACAGCACCGGGAGTGGCGGTTGAGCGCCCGTTCGTCGGCTTGCAGAACTACATCCAGGTGCTCAGCGATCCCGACGTTGCCCGGTCCTTCCTCAACATCGGCGTCTTCCTGATCATCAACGTTCCGCTCACCGTGGCGCTGTCCCTGATCCTGGCCAATGCGCTGAACCGGGTGAAACGGCTGCGGACCTTCTTCCGCGTCAGCTACTACGTGCCGTACGTGACGGCGAGTGTCGCCGTCGTCGGCGTCTGGCTTTTCCTGTTCTCGCAGAACGGGCTGGTCAACGCGCTTTTGGGGCCGCTGGCGCCGGATCCATCGTGGCTGGTCAATTCCACGCTCGCCATGCCCACCGTCGCGCTCTATGTGACGTGGAAGCAGTTGGGATTCTTCATCCTGCTCTACCTAGCGGCGCTGCAGAACATCCCCGAGGAGCTCTACGAGTCCGCGTCGGTGGACGGCGCAGGAAAAGTGCGCCAGTTCTTCAGCATCACCGTCCCCGGCGTGCGGTCGGCGAGTGTCCTGGTGACGTTGCTGGCCACTATCACCGGCGCGAATCTGTTCACGGAGCCGTACCTGCTCACCGGCGGCGGCGGACCGGACGGCGCATCAACCTCGCCCGTTTTCCTCATGTACCAGGAGGGAATCCTGCAGGGGAACCCGGATACGGCGGCCGCTCTCGGGGTCGTGCTGGTACTTGGTGTGCTTGTCATTGCGCTCATCCAGCGACGCCTCGTCGGCGGGAAGGAAGACTGA
- a CDS encoding glycine betaine ABC transporter substrate-binding protein, with the protein MLFSALPGAVRRGAATAVVLSAGLLATGCGLQSATSYVPAAGPGSITEVVDGAPLTVTSKNFTEQLILGKISVLAAQAAGFDVTDLTNVPGSQPVRELMLSGQADVTWEYTGTAWLTYLGKKEGIPDQEEQWQAVYEADLANGLTWGEPAPLNNTYALAVRSEAVEELGGISTISEIAELPVEERTFCVEAEFNSRPDGLTPMLAHYGMERGTPTGVPEDNIGIYDTGAVYSATDNGDCNFGEVFSTDGRIDALDLTILEDDRSFFPAYNAAPVYYTETLEEYPQLAEVFGQIAPTLTDEALREMNLRVDVEGEEPADVAFDFMVEQGFITEPEGPLGEE; encoded by the coding sequence ATGCTTTTCTCCGCACTTCCCGGCGCCGTCCGCCGAGGCGCGGCAACCGCCGTCGTTCTCTCTGCCGGTCTCCTGGCAACGGGCTGTGGGCTGCAATCGGCCACCTCCTATGTGCCTGCTGCCGGGCCAGGCAGCATCACCGAGGTGGTGGACGGTGCGCCTCTGACCGTCACCTCGAAGAACTTCACGGAGCAGCTCATTCTCGGGAAGATCTCGGTTCTCGCAGCACAGGCGGCTGGCTTCGACGTCACCGACCTCACCAACGTGCCGGGCAGCCAGCCCGTGCGCGAATTGATGCTATCCGGCCAGGCGGATGTCACTTGGGAGTACACCGGTACCGCCTGGCTCACCTACCTCGGTAAGAAGGAAGGCATCCCTGACCAGGAGGAGCAGTGGCAGGCGGTATACGAGGCGGACCTCGCCAACGGGCTGACCTGGGGCGAACCCGCTCCGCTGAACAACACGTACGCGCTGGCGGTGCGCAGTGAGGCCGTTGAGGAGCTCGGCGGTATCAGCACCATTTCGGAGATCGCCGAGCTGCCGGTGGAAGAGCGGACGTTCTGCGTGGAGGCTGAATTCAACTCACGGCCTGACGGTCTGACGCCGATGCTCGCGCATTACGGCATGGAACGCGGTACGCCCACGGGTGTCCCGGAGGACAACATCGGCATCTACGACACCGGTGCTGTGTACTCCGCCACGGACAACGGCGACTGCAACTTCGGCGAGGTGTTCTCAACAGACGGCCGGATTGACGCCCTCGACCTGACCATTCTTGAGGACGATCGCAGCTTCTTCCCTGCCTACAACGCCGCGCCGGTGTACTACACGGAAACGCTCGAGGAATACCCCCAGCTGGCCGAGGTGTTCGGCCAGATTGCGCCGACGCTCACCGACGAGGCGCTCCGGGAAATGAACCTCCGGGTGGATGTAGAGGGCGAGGAGCCTGCTGACGTGGCGTTCGACTTCATGGTTGAGCAGGGATTCATCACTGAGCCGGAGGGGCCGCTCGGCGAGGAGTAG